Below is a window of Desulfomicrobium macestii DNA.
CATGTTCATGGCCGTCTTTTCCCGGTTCTCGGCGCGCAGCTGCACCACTGCATGGGGCTGCCCGCCGGTGCGCGGATCTATGAGGCCCACGGGTTTTAAGGGGCCAAAAGCCAGGGTCATTTCCCCGCGTTCGGCCATGACCTCGATGGGCAAGCAGCCCTCGAAGTGAATCTCCTTTTCGAACTCCCTCGGGGCGACCTTTTCTCCGGCCACCAGCGCACGCACGAAGGCCAGGTACTCTTCCTCGTTCATGGGGCAGTTCAGGTAATCCTTGTCCTCGGGGGCGTAGCGTGAGGCCCAGAAGGCCACGTTCATGTCCACCGACTCCGTGAGCACTATGGGCGCGATGGCGTCGTAAAAGGCCAGTGAATCCTGTCCGACGATGCGTGCCAGGTCCGAGGACAGGGCGTCGCTGGCCAGGGGACCGGCGGTGACGATCAGGGCGGCGTACCCCTGTCCGTCAAGTTCGGCCAGGCTGGTGATTTCGCGGCGCATAAGGGTGATGCGCGGGTGCGCTTCGATGCGTCTGGTCATTTCACGGGAGAAGAGCTCCCTGTCCACGGCCAGCGCCTTTCCGGCGGGCACTTCAACCCCTTTGGCCACATCCATGACCAGGCTGCCAAGCTCCGCCATTTCAAGTTTCAAAAGGCCGATGCCGGTTTCAGGCTCCGACGAGCGAAAGGAGTTGGAGCAGACCAGTTCGGCCAGGCCCTCGCTCTGATGGGCGGGGGAGAAGCGCTGGGGCTTCATCTCGTAAAGGACAACGTCGCATCCGGCCTGGGCCAGCTGCCATGCGGCTTCGCATCCGGCCAGTCCGGCCCCGACGATTGCGTAGGTAGTGCTCATCTCTTGTTCCCGTGATGGTGGTGAAAGGCGGACTTGTGGCCCATGGTCGCGCCGTGGTCAATCGTTATGAATGATGCCCGATCCGTTTTTCGCGGATCGGGCATCAGGGAAAAAAGGGGAGGCGGGCCTCCCCGGTCTATGCTCTGACGGCCTTTGCCGGACGGTTGCGGAGCCATTTTTCGAGTTCGATGATGATGAAGGCCAGGATCGAGACTCCGATGATCTTGAGCCAGGGCAGGAGGCCGATGGGCGCGCTGCCGAACAGGACGTTCATGAACGGGACGTAGGTGAAGGCGAGCTGCAGGAGCATCATGATCCCGAATCCGGCGACCACCCACGGGTTTGTCCACAGGCCCAGAGCAAAGGGGGAGCGGGTGAAGGAGCGGCTGTTGAAGAGGTAGAAGGCTTCGACCATGACGAAGACATTGACGGCCACGGTGCGGGCCTGTTCCTGCACGCCGGTGGTCTGCAGTTCCCACTCGTAGAGGCCGAAGGCGGCAATGAGGAGCAAGCCGCCCACAAGCATGATGCGGATGTACAGCTCCGAGTCCAGGATGGGCATGCGCGGATCGCGCGGGTCGCGGTCCATGATGCCCGGCTCCTTGGGCTCGAAGGCGAGCATGAGGCCGAGGCATCCTGCCGTGGTCATGTTGATCCACAGGATCTGCACCGGCAGGATGGGCAGGGCCACTCCCAGCAGGACGGCGGCGAGAATGACCAGGCCTTCGCCAACGTTGGTCGGCAGGGTCCAGACGATGAATTTGAGCAGGTTGTCATACACGCCCCGGCCTTCTTCCACGGCCGCCTCGATGGTGGCGAAGTTGTCGTCGGTCAGGATCATGTCCGAGGCTTCCTTGGCCGCCTCGGTGCCGCCTCTGCCCATGGCCACGCCGATGTCGGCCTGTTTCAGGGCCGGTGCGTCGTTGACGCCGTCGCCGGTCATGGCCACGACTTCGCCGCGATTCTGCAGCGCCATGACCAGACGCAGCTTCTGATCCGGGGCGACACGGGCGAAGACGGATGTGTCCGCGGCCTTGGCGATCAGTTCTTCATCGGACATGAGGGCCATCTCAGAGCCGCTCATGACCTGGCAGGTCGGGTGGCCGGGGCACGTCTCTATGCCAAGGCCTAGCTGTAGGCCGATGGCCGCTGCCGTGACCGCGTGATCTCCGGTGATCATCTTCACGTTGACTCCGGCGCGGTGGAAGGCCTGCACGGCCTTGATGGCCTCGGGACGCGGCGGGTCGATCATGGCCGTGAGGCCAAGGAAGATCAGGTCGGAGGTCACATCGCCATGATCAAGCGAGGAGGCGTCCTTGGGCAGTTCCCTGCAGCCCATGGCCAGGACGCGCATGCCGCCGAGACCGAGGCGTTCGACCTCGGCGCGGATTGCGGTGTGATCTAGCGGGGCAAGGCTGCCGTCGGGCAGGAGTTCCATGGTCGCGCGATCGAGCATGGCTTCGACCGAGCCCTTGAAGAAAGCCAGACGGGGGGTGTCCGCGCCCTGGTCGTGCAGGGTGCCCATGTATTGGTGTTCGGATTCGAAGGGCAGGGTGTCGAGCCGGGGCAGGCCTTTGGATTCAGCTTCAAGGTCGAGACCGCCCTTGCCGGCGGCCACGATGAGCGCCGCCTCGGTGGGATCGCCGATGACCTTTTCACCGCCTTCCAGATATTCGATGCGGGTGTCGTTGCACAGAAGTCCGGCCAGCAGGGTCGTACGCAGGGCCTGATCCGTGTCGGTGAATCCTTCGATGGAACCCTCGGGGCGATAGCCTGTCCCGCTGACCTCGTGGCTGGCGCGGCCCGCGAAGATGGCGGTGACCGTCATCTGGTTTTCGGTCAGGGTGCCGGTCTTGTCCGAGCAGATGACCGAGGCTCCGCCAAGGGTTTCCACGGCGGGGAGCTTGCGGATGATGGCCCCGCGCGAGGCCATGCGCGAGACGCCCATGGCCAGGATGACGGTCACGGCGGCGGGCAGGCCTTCGGGGATGGCGCCAACGGCCAGGGCCACGGCGGCCATGAACATGTCGGCGGCTTTTTCGCCGCGCAGGACGCCCGCCGCGAAGGTCAGGGCGGCCAGGGCCAGGATGGCCCAGAGCAGGATGTGGCTGAAGCTTGTGATCTTGCGGGTCAGGGGCGTGGCCAGTTCGTCGGCCTCGGAGACCA
It encodes the following:
- the trmFO gene encoding methylenetetrahydrofolate--tRNA-(uracil(54)-C(5))-methyltransferase (FADH(2)-oxidizing) TrmFO, with protein sequence MSTTYAIVGAGLAGCEAAWQLAQAGCDVVLYEMKPQRFSPAHQSEGLAELVCSNSFRSSEPETGIGLLKLEMAELGSLVMDVAKGVEVPAGKALAVDRELFSREMTRRIEAHPRITLMRREITSLAELDGQGYAALIVTAGPLASDALSSDLARIVGQDSLAFYDAIAPIVLTESVDMNVAFWASRYAPEDKDYLNCPMNEEEYLAFVRALVAGEKVAPREFEKEIHFEGCLPIEVMAERGEMTLAFGPLKPVGLIDPRTGGQPHAVVQLRAENREKTAMNMVGFQTKLKYGEQKRIFATIPGLAHAEFLRMGSIHRNTYVLAPEVLTPTLELRARPGTYLAGQISGVEGYLESAATGLWLGLFLAGKRDLPPVETAMGALLTHLRTPAKHFQPSNVHFGLMPALNMKAPKKKRKALYAERARKVWKRWMEGE
- a CDS encoding cation-transporting P-type ATPase, giving the protein MDCFSGKLWHHLPSKDVLETFQVDPGKGLDTLQIKWRTDEFGPNALTTRRGKTKLERFLLQFHQPLVYILIAAGIITAALGEVVDSGVIIGVVLVNAIVGYIQEAKAAGALEALANSMITEAVVIRSGATRRVAASELVPGDIVILRSGDKVPADLRLVAIKDLRVDESALTGESVPVGKSTDLLPQDAVLGDRRNMAYASTLITYGQATGVVVSTGDCTEIGRISTMVSEADELATPLTRKITSFSHILLWAILALAALTFAAGVLRGEKAADMFMAAVALAVGAIPEGLPAAVTVILAMGVSRMASRGAIIRKLPAVETLGGASVICSDKTGTLTENQMTVTAIFAGRASHEVSGTGYRPEGSIEGFTDTDQALRTTLLAGLLCNDTRIEYLEGGEKVIGDPTEAALIVAAGKGGLDLEAESKGLPRLDTLPFESEHQYMGTLHDQGADTPRLAFFKGSVEAMLDRATMELLPDGSLAPLDHTAIRAEVERLGLGGMRVLAMGCRELPKDASSLDHGDVTSDLIFLGLTAMIDPPRPEAIKAVQAFHRAGVNVKMITGDHAVTAAAIGLQLGLGIETCPGHPTCQVMSGSEMALMSDEELIAKAADTSVFARVAPDQKLRLVMALQNRGEVVAMTGDGVNDAPALKQADIGVAMGRGGTEAAKEASDMILTDDNFATIEAAVEEGRGVYDNLLKFIVWTLPTNVGEGLVILAAVLLGVALPILPVQILWINMTTAGCLGLMLAFEPKEPGIMDRDPRDPRMPILDSELYIRIMLVGGLLLIAAFGLYEWELQTTGVQEQARTVAVNVFVMVEAFYLFNSRSFTRSPFALGLWTNPWVVAGFGIMMLLQLAFTYVPFMNVLFGSAPIGLLPWLKIIGVSILAFIIIELEKWLRNRPAKAVRA